A single genomic interval of Streptomyces sp. NBC_00663 harbors:
- a CDS encoding lipid-transfer protein, whose translation MSVRTRDSLGGRAAIVGIGATEFSKESGRSELSLAAEAVRAALEDAGLTPADVDGMVTFTMDTSPEITVAQACGIGELSFFSRVHYGGGAACATVQQAALAVAAGVAEVVVCYRAFNERSGRRFGSGVQHREPSAEGVALGWSLPFGLLTPASWVAMAAQRYLHTYGLTPGAFGQVAVTARRHAATNPAAYFHGRPITLADHAASRWIVEPLRLLDCCQETDGGQALVVTSLERARDLMNPPAVVAAAAQGAGRAQEQMTSFYRDDLAGLPEMGVVARQLWRTSGLTPADIDVGILYDHFTPFVLMQLEEFGFCGKGEAADFVAEGRLPLNTHGGQLGEAYLHGMNGMAEGVRQIRGTAVNPIPSARRVLVTAGTGVPTSGLVLTADG comes from the coding sequence ATGAGTGTGCGTACGCGGGACTCCCTCGGTGGGCGGGCGGCGATCGTCGGTATCGGGGCCACGGAGTTCTCCAAGGAATCCGGGCGCAGCGAGCTGAGCCTGGCCGCCGAAGCGGTGCGGGCGGCGTTGGAGGACGCCGGGCTGACGCCCGCCGACGTGGACGGGATGGTGACGTTCACGATGGACACCAGCCCTGAGATCACCGTCGCCCAGGCCTGCGGCATCGGTGAGCTGTCGTTCTTCTCCCGCGTCCACTACGGCGGCGGCGCGGCCTGCGCGACCGTGCAGCAGGCGGCGCTGGCGGTGGCGGCGGGTGTCGCGGAGGTGGTGGTCTGCTACCGCGCCTTCAACGAGCGTTCGGGGCGTCGCTTCGGCTCCGGGGTGCAGCACCGGGAGCCGTCGGCGGAGGGGGTGGCGCTCGGCTGGTCCCTGCCGTTCGGGCTGCTCACCCCGGCGTCCTGGGTGGCGATGGCGGCCCAGCGCTATCTGCACACGTACGGCCTGACACCGGGGGCCTTCGGACAGGTGGCCGTCACCGCCCGCAGACACGCGGCGACCAACCCGGCGGCCTACTTCCACGGCCGCCCCATCACCCTCGCCGACCACGCCGCCTCGCGCTGGATCGTGGAGCCGCTCCGCCTCCTCGACTGCTGCCAGGAGACGGACGGCGGCCAGGCCCTGGTCGTTACCTCGCTGGAGCGGGCGCGGGACCTCATGAACCCGCCCGCCGTCGTGGCCGCCGCCGCTCAGGGGGCGGGCCGGGCCCAGGAGCAGATGACCAGCTTCTACCGCGACGACCTGGCCGGCCTGCCGGAGATGGGCGTGGTGGCCCGCCAGCTGTGGCGGACGTCGGGGCTCACCCCGGCCGACATCGACGTGGGGATCCTGTACGACCACTTCACGCCGTTCGTGCTGATGCAGCTGGAGGAGTTCGGGTTCTGCGGGAAGGGGGAGGCGGCGGACTTCGTGGCCGAGGGGCGACTGCCGCTGAACACGCACGGAGGACAACTGGGGGAGGCGTATCTGCACGGGATGAACGGAATGGCGGAGGGCGTGCGTCAGATAAGAGGGACGGCCGTGAACCCCATACCCTCGGCCCGCCGGGTCCTGGTGACGGCGGGGACGGGAGTGCCGACGTCGGGGCTGGTGCTCACGGCGGACGGATGA
- a CDS encoding SigE family RNA polymerase sigma factor, protein MTTPVCTSASDAAVPARQTRPHATYPSFSSYVKARQPVLLRTARSLTANPSDAEDLLQTALTKTYVAWERIEDHRALDGYVRRALLNTRTSQWRKRKVDEFATDEIPEPEPLPGGDDPAEQQALHDAMWRAIMKLPARQRAMVVLRYYEDLSEVQTAEVLGVSVGTVKSAVSRALGKLREDPELGLVR, encoded by the coding sequence ATGACCACACCCGTCTGCACCAGCGCTTCGGACGCCGCAGTACCGGCGAGGCAGACCCGCCCGCATGCGACGTACCCCTCCTTCTCGTCGTACGTGAAGGCACGCCAGCCGGTGCTGCTGCGTACCGCCCGGTCGCTGACCGCGAACCCGAGCGACGCGGAGGACCTGTTGCAGACCGCGCTCACCAAGACGTACGTCGCCTGGGAGCGGATCGAGGACCACCGGGCGCTGGACGGCTATGTGCGCCGGGCGCTGCTGAACACACGCACCTCTCAGTGGCGCAAGCGCAAGGTGGATGAGTTCGCGACGGACGAGATCCCGGAGCCCGAGCCGCTGCCCGGCGGGGACGACCCGGCCGAACAGCAGGCGCTGCACGACGCGATGTGGCGGGCGATCATGAAGCTGCCGGCCCGGCAGCGGGCGATGGTCGTCCTCAGGTACTACGAGGATCTGAGCGAGGTACAGACGGCGGAGGTGCTCGGGGTGTCGGTGGGCACCGTGAAGTCGGCGGTGTCGCGGGCACTGGGCAAGCTGCGCGAGGACCCGGAACTGGGCCTGGTGCGTTAG
- a CDS encoding glycerophosphodiester phosphodiesterase has product MTHARQHGIQVVAHRGASEEAPEHTLAAYRKAIEDGADALECDVRLTADGHLVCVHDRRVNRTSNGRGAVSALELAELAALDFGSWKNRDEEPDWEHRPEDREDTSVLTLERLLELVADAGRRVELAIETKHPTRWAGQVEERLLVLLKRFGLEAPATAAESPVRIMSFSARSLARVRAASPALPTVYLMQFVSPRLRDGRLPAGVRIAGPSIRIVRNHPAYIERLKRAGHQVHVWTVNEPEDVDLCVELGVDAIITNRPRAVLGRLGR; this is encoded by the coding sequence GTGACCCACGCACGACAGCACGGCATTCAGGTCGTCGCCCACCGCGGAGCCTCCGAAGAGGCCCCCGAGCACACTCTGGCCGCGTACAGGAAGGCGATCGAGGACGGCGCCGACGCCCTCGAGTGCGATGTGCGCCTGACGGCCGACGGCCATCTCGTCTGTGTCCACGACCGACGCGTCAACCGTACGTCCAACGGGCGCGGGGCGGTCTCCGCCCTGGAGCTGGCCGAGCTGGCCGCCCTAGACTTCGGCTCCTGGAAGAACCGGGACGAGGAGCCGGACTGGGAGCATCGCCCCGAGGACCGCGAGGACACGTCCGTACTCACCCTGGAGCGGCTCCTCGAACTCGTCGCGGACGCGGGCAGGCGGGTGGAACTGGCCATCGAGACCAAGCACCCCACCCGGTGGGCCGGTCAGGTGGAGGAGCGGCTGCTGGTGCTGCTGAAGCGGTTCGGCCTTGAGGCCCCCGCCACGGCAGCCGAGTCCCCGGTGCGGATCATGAGCTTCTCCGCCCGGTCGCTGGCACGCGTGCGTGCCGCCTCGCCGGCGCTGCCGACGGTCTACCTGATGCAGTTCGTCTCGCCCCGGCTGAGGGACGGCCGGCTTCCGGCGGGTGTGCGGATCGCGGGCCCCTCGATCCGGATCGTGCGCAATCACCCGGCGTACATCGAGCGGCTCAAGCGAGCCGGCCACCAGGTGCACGTGTGGACGGTGAACGAGCCCGAGGACGTCGATCTCTGCGTCGAGCTGGGCGTCGACGCCATCATCACCAACCGGCCCCGCGCGGTGCTGGGCCGACTGGGCCGATGA
- a CDS encoding bifunctional MaoC family dehydratase N-terminal/OB-fold nucleic acid binding domain-containing protein — translation MAHEPQVSDGLSDVLADELGRRLKAYEGRTAAVSAVGKDPVNAPMIRHWCEAMGDTNPAYTGPDAIAPPTMLQAWTMGGLSGHTSRSSAYDELLTLLDESGCTSVVATDCEQEYVRPLRPGDEITFDAVIESVSDRKTTKLGTGYFVTTRMDIHVGPDLAGTHRFRILKYAPAHRREGPPRQESERQKPERQEPERAAPRQEKPPHEKPPRPRPVVNRDNVGFWEGVRERRLLIQRCTGCSTLRHPWLPGCAACGHPGWDTVEASGTGQVHSYVVMHHPPFPAFDPPYAVALIELTEGVRMISNVIGVAYDKVRIGMPVRLEFKAYDEELVLPVFRAEESRAAVGGGSRAAR, via the coding sequence ATGGCGCACGAGCCGCAGGTGAGCGACGGGCTGAGCGACGTGTTGGCCGACGAGTTGGGCAGGCGACTGAAGGCGTACGAGGGCCGGACCGCCGCCGTTTCCGCCGTCGGCAAGGACCCTGTCAACGCGCCCATGATCCGGCACTGGTGCGAGGCCATGGGCGACACCAACCCGGCGTACACCGGCCCCGACGCCATAGCGCCCCCCACCATGCTCCAGGCGTGGACGATGGGCGGCCTCTCAGGCCATACCTCCCGCTCCTCGGCGTACGACGAACTGCTCACCCTCCTCGACGAGTCGGGCTGCACCTCGGTCGTCGCCACCGACTGCGAGCAGGAGTACGTCCGCCCCCTGCGCCCAGGTGACGAGATCACGTTCGACGCGGTCATCGAGTCCGTGTCGGACCGCAAGACGACAAAACTCGGCACGGGCTACTTCGTCACGACCCGCATGGACATCCACGTCGGCCCCGACCTGGCCGGCACCCACCGCTTCCGCATCCTCAAGTACGCACCGGCACATCGGAGGGAGGGCCCACCGCGGCAGGAATCCGAGCGGCAGAAACCCGAGCGGCAGGAACCCGAGCGTGCGGCGCCTCGGCAGGAGAAGCCTCCTCACGAGAAGCCCCCGCGTCCACGCCCCGTCGTCAACCGTGACAACGTCGGCTTCTGGGAGGGCGTCCGCGAGCGCCGTCTGCTGATACAGCGCTGCACCGGCTGCTCCACGCTGCGCCACCCCTGGCTGCCCGGTTGCGCCGCGTGCGGACACCCGGGGTGGGACACGGTCGAGGCGAGCGGTACGGGCCAGGTCCACTCGTACGTGGTCATGCATCACCCGCCCTTCCCGGCCTTCGACCCTCCCTACGCGGTCGCGTTGATAGAGCTCACGGAAGGCGTGCGAATGATCAGCAACGTGATCGGGGTGGCGTACGACAAGGTGCGGATCGGTATGCCGGTACGGCTCGAATTCAAGGCGTACGACGAGGAGTTGGTGCTGCCGGTCTTCCGGGCCGAGGAAAGTCGCGCCGCCGTCGGGGGAGGTTCCCGTGCGGCCCGGTGA
- a CDS encoding ATP-binding protein, giving the protein MRRRTWIGRFPVQANGASTPWRGAKEVSGVALVVAQEVPTSSSMAVPHGPAGVGEARHRMRSQLRTGGVSETVIDDAVLILSELLSNACKHGRPLGDALAGDGDVRAAWRVEPGGRLTVEVTDGGGPTRPAPATPSVTAHGGRGLNIITALSDDWGVRDDARGEVTVWVVVHDDVHDPDAGHRRDDFATRVTAPSVASMPDLDFADAFTDLD; this is encoded by the coding sequence ATGCGTCGGCGGACCTGGATTGGCCGGTTTCCGGTACAGGCCAATGGGGCATCCACACCGTGGCGTGGGGCAAAGGAGGTCTCGGGGGTGGCGTTGGTGGTGGCACAGGAGGTGCCCACGTCGTCGAGCATGGCCGTACCCCATGGCCCTGCGGGCGTGGGGGAAGCAAGACACCGGATGCGTTCTCAGCTGCGGACGGGCGGTGTGTCGGAGACGGTCATCGACGACGCCGTACTGATCCTTTCCGAACTCTTGAGCAATGCGTGCAAACACGGCCGGCCCCTGGGCGACGCCCTGGCCGGGGACGGCGACGTCCGTGCCGCGTGGCGCGTGGAGCCGGGCGGCAGACTCACGGTCGAGGTGACGGACGGCGGTGGGCCCACCCGCCCCGCTCCGGCCACGCCCTCGGTCACCGCGCACGGCGGCCGCGGGCTCAACATCATCACCGCGCTCTCCGACGACTGGGGCGTCCGGGACGACGCCCGCGGCGAGGTCACGGTGTGGGTGGTCGTGCACGACGACGTTCATGATCCGGACGCAGGTCACCGCCGGGACGATTTCGCTACGCGCGTCACGGCCCCCTCGGTGGCGTCCATGCCCGACCTGGACTTCGCCGACGCCTTCACCGACCTGGACTGA
- a CDS encoding bifunctional DNA primase/polymerase — MATTDRQATTLALAHALSAAERGLAVIPLSRTKLPALRSPHRDGTASPETPAPTTPQTPAPAPPAPPEAVSGPPCHGECGRFGHGVYDAATDPSRIRELFAAAPWATGYGIACGLPPHHLIGVDLDTKSGTDSSTALRELALRHLFTIPATVVVLTPSGGRHLWLSGPPDVVVPNSAGRLAPGIDIRGAGGYLVGPGSRTDHGVYATAPGTAHLAPAACPPALLRLLLPPPRTTHHPTPASTGDHGQGLVQFVLAAHEGQRNTRLFWAACRAYEDGIGPALVDPLVEAALNTGLSEREARATIASAARMTGHRP, encoded by the coding sequence ATGGCCACCACAGACCGGCAGGCCACGACGCTGGCCCTCGCACACGCCCTGTCCGCCGCCGAGCGCGGACTGGCTGTCATCCCCCTGTCCCGGACGAAGCTCCCGGCGCTGCGCTCCCCGCACCGCGACGGCACAGCGAGCCCCGAAACTCCAGCCCCCACGACCCCCCAGACCCCGGCCCCCGCGCCCCCCGCACCCCCCGAGGCCGTGTCGGGCCCGCCCTGCCACGGCGAGTGCGGCCGCTTCGGACACGGGGTCTACGACGCCGCCACCGACCCCTCCCGCATCCGCGAACTGTTCGCCGCGGCCCCCTGGGCGACCGGCTACGGCATCGCCTGCGGCCTCCCGCCCCACCATCTGATCGGCGTCGACCTCGACACGAAGTCCGGTACGGACTCCTCGACGGCCCTGCGCGAACTGGCCCTGCGTCACCTCTTCACGATCCCGGCCACGGTGGTCGTCCTGACCCCGAGCGGCGGCCGCCATCTGTGGCTGAGCGGCCCGCCGGACGTCGTCGTCCCCAACTCCGCGGGGCGGCTGGCGCCCGGCATCGACATCCGCGGCGCCGGCGGCTATCTCGTCGGCCCCGGTTCCCGCACCGACCACGGCGTGTACGCGACGGCCCCCGGTACGGCGCACCTCGCGCCCGCGGCCTGTCCGCCGGCTCTGCTGCGCCTCCTGCTCCCGCCGCCCCGCACCACCCACCACCCCACGCCCGCGTCGACCGGCGACCACGGGCAGGGCCTGGTCCAGTTCGTCCTCGCCGCGCACGAGGGCCAGCGCAACACCCGCCTGTTCTGGGCGGCCTGCCGTGCTTACGAGGACGGCATCGGACCCGCCCTCGTGGACCCCCTCGTCGAGGCGGCCCTCAACACCGGCCTGTCCGAACGCGAGGCCCGCGCCACGATCGCGTCGGCGGCACGCATGACGGGGCACCGGCCGTGA
- a CDS encoding S1C family serine protease, producing the protein MSTENEGTAVPPAPSAPPVPVDSPAASPASPQASAPDSGAPTTPLPTTPPHAPGAPEQELVHAGQTPAYASAGSSGPQGAPGSQASPGSSGSPGEGSPGQAPGYGAQGEGVPGGQAPGYGAQSQAPQAADGSWPPPPPATPAYADSGSGGAGAGGWGASYQQPAPKSRGRGGLMAAVLIAALVAGGLGGGLGYTLAKNDDNTSSTTVAASDSGGDVKRDAGTVAGVAASALPSTVTIEAESSSGEGGTGTGFVFDREGHILTNNHVVADAVDGGKLTATFPNGKKYDAEVVGHAQGYDVAVIKLKNAPGDLKPLTLGDSDKVAVGDSTIAIGAPFGLSNTVTTGIISAKNRPVASSDGTGSNASYMSALQTDASINPGNSGGPLLDAQGNVIGINSAIQSTSSGGLGGSSQSGSIGLGFAIPINQAKYVAQQLIKTGKPVYAKIGASVSLEDSSGGAKITEQGASGADPVESGGPAAKAGLKPGDVITKLDDRVIDSGPTLIGEIWTHQPGDKVKITYERGGKTNTVELTLGSREGDS; encoded by the coding sequence GTGAGCACCGAGAACGAGGGCACTGCCGTACCCCCGGCCCCGTCCGCACCTCCCGTGCCGGTGGATTCCCCCGCAGCCTCCCCGGCCTCCCCGCAGGCGAGCGCGCCGGACAGCGGCGCCCCGACGACCCCGCTCCCCACGACGCCTCCGCACGCCCCCGGCGCGCCGGAGCAGGAGCTGGTGCACGCGGGCCAGACACCGGCCTACGCGTCGGCGGGATCGAGCGGCCCGCAGGGGGCGCCGGGTTCGCAGGCCTCGCCGGGCTCGTCGGGCTCGCCGGGTGAGGGCTCTCCGGGCCAGGCCCCCGGGTACGGCGCGCAGGGCGAGGGCGTTCCGGGCGGGCAGGCGCCCGGCTACGGCGCCCAGAGCCAGGCTCCCCAGGCCGCGGACGGCTCCTGGCCGCCTCCGCCGCCCGCCACCCCGGCGTACGCCGACAGCGGCTCGGGCGGCGCGGGCGCCGGTGGCTGGGGCGCCTCCTACCAGCAGCCCGCCCCCAAGTCGCGCGGACGCGGCGGTCTGATGGCGGCCGTCCTGATCGCGGCCCTGGTCGCGGGCGGCCTGGGCGGCGGCCTCGGCTACACCCTGGCCAAGAACGACGACAACACCTCGTCGACGACCGTCGCCGCCTCCGACAGCGGCGGAGACGTCAAGCGCGACGCGGGCACGGTCGCGGGCGTGGCCGCCTCGGCCCTGCCGAGCACGGTGACCATCGAGGCCGAGTCGAGCAGCGGCGAGGGCGGCACCGGCACCGGCTTCGTCTTCGACCGCGAGGGCCACATCCTCACCAACAACCACGTGGTGGCGGACGCGGTGGACGGCGGCAAGCTGACCGCGACCTTCCCGAACGGCAAGAAGTACGACGCCGAGGTCGTCGGCCACGCACAGGGCTACGACGTCGCGGTGATCAAGCTCAAGAACGCGCCGGGCGACCTGAAGCCGTTGACCCTCGGCGACTCCGACAAGGTGGCGGTCGGCGACTCGACCATCGCGATCGGCGCCCCCTTCGGCCTGTCCAACACGGTCACCACGGGCATCATCAGCGCCAAGAACCGCCCGGTTGCCTCCAGCGACGGGACGGGCTCGAACGCCTCCTACATGAGCGCCCTCCAGACGGACGCCTCGATCAACCCCGGCAACTCGGGCGGCCCGCTGCTGGACGCCCAGGGCAACGTGATCGGCATCAACTCGGCGATCCAGTCGACGAGCAGCGGCGGCCTCGGCGGCAGCAGCCAGTCCGGCTCGATCGGCCTCGGCTTCGCCATCCCGATCAACCAGGCCAAGTACGTCGCCCAGCAGCTCATCAAGACCGGCAAGCCGGTCTACGCCAAGATCGGCGCGTCGGTCTCCCTGGAGGACTCCAGCGGCGGCGCGAAGATCACGGAGCAGGGCGCCAGCGGCGCCGACCCCGTCGAGTCCGGCGGCCCGGCCGCCAAGGCCGGTCTGAAGCCCGGCGACGTCATCACCAAGCTCGACGACAGGGTGATCGACTCCGGTCCGACCCTCATCGGCGAGATCTGGACCCACCAGCCCGGTGACAAGGTCAAGATCACCTACGAGCGGGGCGGCAAGACCAACACCGTGGAGCTCACCCTGGGCTCCCGCGAGGGCGACAGCTGA
- a CDS encoding DUF5926 family protein has translation MAKKRPQTKAQRPQIADGEVPVVGAREPCPCGSGRRYKACHGRAAAHAVTELVQRPFEGLAGEGDWVALRELVPAATVELSLKGGLPEGVPSVTLATVLPMAWPALRRDDGSVLLGLQNDTASGDISRDLADTLQRALTADPGTPVQGRRAPADGPRLQDLLDPEGVFEPVVHEGFEFWVPDAENATPEVTASLERANAAAIPTAKLQGVDAAYWCETPEKNHLRWVMPYGEEQLLDALARLHAAGRSSLGEGTRLVGSFRAHGLTVPVWDLPSEVSADDVEKPAAEFAERLTAALASDAPLTADERRARGGLTNRQVTLS, from the coding sequence ATGGCCAAGAAGCGACCCCAGACGAAGGCCCAGCGCCCTCAGATCGCCGACGGGGAGGTCCCGGTCGTCGGTGCCCGTGAGCCCTGCCCCTGCGGCAGCGGCCGCCGCTACAAGGCGTGTCACGGCCGGGCCGCCGCGCACGCGGTGACCGAGCTGGTGCAGCGCCCGTTCGAGGGCCTGGCGGGCGAGGGCGACTGGGTGGCGCTGCGCGAGCTGGTGCCGGCCGCGACGGTCGAGCTGTCCCTGAAGGGCGGCCTCCCGGAGGGCGTCCCGTCGGTCACCCTGGCCACGGTGCTGCCGATGGCGTGGCCGGCGCTGCGCCGCGACGACGGCTCGGTCCTGCTGGGCCTCCAGAACGACACGGCGTCCGGCGACATCAGCCGCGACCTCGCCGACACCCTGCAACGCGCGCTCACCGCCGACCCGGGCACCCCGGTCCAGGGCCGCCGCGCCCCCGCCGACGGTCCCCGGTTGCAGGATCTCCTCGACCCCGAAGGCGTGTTCGAGCCAGTCGTGCACGAGGGCTTCGAGTTCTGGGTCCCGGACGCGGAGAACGCCACCCCGGAGGTGACCGCCTCCCTGGAGCGGGCCAACGCCGCGGCCATCCCGACCGCGAAGCTCCAGGGTGTGGACGCCGCCTACTGGTGCGAGACGCCGGAGAAGAACCACCTGCGCTGGGTCATGCCGTACGGCGAGGAGCAGCTTCTGGACGCGCTCGCGCGGCTGCACGCGGCCGGGAGGTCCAGCCTCGGCGAGGGCACCCGGCTGGTGGGTTCCTTCCGCGCCCACGGCCTGACCGTGCCGGTCTGGGACCTGCCGAGCGAGGTCTCCGCGGACGACGTGGAGAAGCCGGCGGCCGAGTTCGCCGAGCGGCTCACCGCCGCCCTGGCCTCGGACGCGCCGCTCACCGCGGACGAGCGTCGCGCGCGTGGCGGCCTGACCAACCGACAGGTGACTCTCAGCTGA
- a CDS encoding long-chain fatty acid--CoA ligase, producing the protein MSPREDAVLSTMQDVPLLISRILTHGSTIHGASQVTTWTGESEPHRRSFAEIGTRAAQLAHALRDDLGVAADERVATLAWNNAEHVEAYFAIPSMGAILHTLNLRLPAEQLVWIVNHAADRVVIANGSLLPLLAPLLPHLKTVEHVVVTGPGDRSLLDGSHVRVHEYEELIAAKPTAYDWPELDERQAAAMCYTSGTTGDPKGVVYSHRSIYLHSMQVNMAQSMGLTDQDTSLVVVPQFHVNAWGLPHATFMTGVNMLMPDRFLQPAPLAEMIEREKPTHAAAVPTIWQGLLAELTAKPRDVSSLGQVTIGGSACPPSLMEAFDKLGMRVCHAWGMTETSPLGTVARPPAQAVGTPEEFAYRLTQGRFPAGVEARLSGPGGERLPWDGESAGELEVRGNWIAGAYYNGPAAEPLRPADKFSEDGWLKTGDVGTISPDGFLTLTDRAKDVIKSGGEWISSVELENALMSHPDVTEAAVVAVPDEKWGERPLATVVLREGSAATFETLRAFLADEGHIAKWQLPERWTIIESVPKTSVGKFDKKVIRKQYAEGTLDVTKL; encoded by the coding sequence ATGTCGCCCCGGGAGGACGCCGTGCTGAGCACGATGCAGGACGTACCGCTGCTGATCTCGAGGATCCTGACCCACGGGTCGACGATCCACGGCGCATCACAGGTGACCACCTGGACCGGCGAGAGCGAGCCGCACCGTCGCTCGTTCGCCGAGATCGGCACCCGTGCGGCCCAGCTGGCGCATGCTCTCCGTGACGACCTGGGCGTCGCCGCCGACGAGCGGGTCGCGACGCTCGCCTGGAACAACGCCGAGCATGTCGAGGCCTACTTCGCGATCCCCTCCATGGGCGCGATCCTGCACACGCTGAACCTCCGGCTCCCGGCCGAGCAGCTGGTGTGGATCGTCAACCACGCGGCCGACCGGGTGGTGATCGCCAACGGTTCGCTGCTGCCGCTGCTCGCCCCGCTGCTTCCGCACCTGAAGACGGTGGAGCACGTGGTCGTGACCGGCCCCGGCGACCGTTCCCTCCTCGACGGCTCCCACGTGCGCGTGCACGAGTACGAGGAGCTGATCGCCGCCAAGCCGACGGCCTACGACTGGCCGGAGCTGGACGAGCGGCAGGCCGCCGCCATGTGCTACACCTCCGGCACCACGGGCGACCCCAAGGGCGTGGTGTACAGCCACCGTTCGATCTACCTGCACTCCATGCAGGTCAACATGGCCCAGTCGATGGGACTGACGGACCAGGACACCTCGCTCGTCGTGGTGCCCCAGTTCCACGTCAACGCCTGGGGCCTGCCGCACGCCACCTTCATGACCGGCGTGAACATGCTGATGCCGGACCGTTTCCTTCAGCCCGCGCCGCTCGCCGAGATGATCGAGCGAGAGAAGCCGACCCACGCGGCCGCCGTGCCCACCATCTGGCAGGGACTGCTCGCCGAGCTGACCGCCAAGCCGCGGGACGTGTCCTCCCTCGGGCAGGTCACCATCGGCGGCTCCGCCTGTCCGCCCTCCCTCATGGAGGCCTTCGACAAGCTGGGTATGCGGGTCTGCCACGCCTGGGGCATGACGGAGACCTCCCCGCTCGGCACCGTCGCCCGCCCGCCGGCCCAGGCGGTGGGCACACCGGAGGAGTTCGCCTACCGGCTCACCCAGGGCCGTTTCCCGGCCGGCGTCGAGGCCCGCCTCTCCGGCCCCGGCGGCGAGCGCCTGCCCTGGGACGGCGAGTCGGCCGGTGAGCTGGAGGTCCGCGGCAACTGGATCGCGGGCGCGTACTACAACGGCCCGGCCGCCGAACCGCTGCGCCCCGCCGACAAGTTCAGCGAGGACGGCTGGCTGAAGACCGGCGACGTCGGCACCATCTCCCCCGACGGCTTCCTCACCCTCACCGACCGCGCCAAGGACGTCATCAAGTCCGGCGGCGAGTGGATCTCCTCGGTGGAGCTGGAGAACGCGCTGATGTCCCACCCGGACGTCACCGAGGCCGCCGTGGTCGCCGTCCCCGACGAGAAGTGGGGCGAGCGCCCCCTGGCCACCGTCGTCCTGCGCGAGGGCTCCGCCGCGACCTTCGAGACACTGCGCGCCTTCCTCGCCGACGAGGGCCACATCGCCAAGTGGCAGCTCCCGGAGCGCTGGACGATCATCGAGTCGGTCCCGAAGACGAGCGTGGGCAAGTTCGACAAGAAGGTGATCCGCAAGCAGTACGCGGAGGGCACCCTGGACGTCACCAAGCTCTAG